The following proteins come from a genomic window of Astatotilapia calliptera chromosome 11, fAstCal1.2, whole genome shotgun sequence:
- the LOC113031989 gene encoding uncharacterized protein LOC113031989 encodes MFTDVQETAIVDMVIRNNGIKLTEIRQRVLADNVTFANIHSVSVTTISRVLTKHQVRMKQLHTVPFERNSEHVKQLRNQYVQRVMEIEGRQTHHIFIFVDEAGFNLAKAQRRGRNVIGKRATVNVPGQRGANITMCAATSTDGLLLHRPLIGPYNTERLLAFLHDLYGRVVLGEERDAERRNRPTFITVWDNVAFHHSRAVTEWFAAHPRMESLFLPPYSPFLNPIEEFFSSWRWKVYDHHPHDQMSLLDATNAGCLQISAEDCQGWIRHARGFFPRLTTAGLLSLG; translated from the exons ATGTTCACTGATGTGCAGGAAACTGCCATTGTTGATATGGTCATCAGAAACAATGGGAtaaaactcactgaaattaGACAAAGAGTCTTGGCAGACAACGTTACCTTCGCAAATATTCACAGTGTAAGCGTAACAACAATTTCTAGAGTCCTGACAAAACATCAGGTCAGGATGAAGCAGTTGCACACTGTGCCTTTTGAGAGGAACTCTGAACATGTCAAGCAACTCAGGAACCAGTATGTCCAG AGAGTCATGGAGATTGAAGGCAGGCAAACACACCACATTTTCatctttgtggatgaggcaggtttCAACTTGGCCAAAGCACAGCGACGAGGGAGGAATGTGATTGGGAAGAGAGCCACCGTGAATGTCCCGGGCCAGAGGGGTGCCAACATCACAATGTGCGCAGCAACATCCACTGATGGACTGCTGCTACACAGACCACTGATTGGGCCATACAACACTGAACGGCTCCTTGCGTTCCTGCATGATCTCTATGGAAGGGTTGTGCTCGGTGAGGAAAGGGATGCGGAGAGAAGGAATCGGCCAACATTTATAACTGTATGGGACAATGTGGCATTTCATCACTCCCGTGCAGTCACCGAGTGGTTTGCAGCCCATCCCAGAATGGAGTCTCTTTTCCTCCCACCTTACTCTCCattcctcaaccccatagaggaATTCTTTTCCTCATGGCGGTGGAAGGTTTACGACCATCATCCACATGATCAAATGTCCCTCCTGGATGCAACGAATGCTGGATGCCTGCAGATATCAGCAGAAGATTGCCAGGGATGGATCAGGCATGCCAGGggattctttcctag GCTGACCACAGCCGGACTTTTGTCTCTCGGCTAA